The Streptomyces sp. NBC_01317 genomic interval TGGCGGAGTTCGCGCCGGACGAGGAGCTGTTCAGCAGCGTGGCGGAGGCCGAGGCGTCCGTACGCGGCCGTTCGCGCCGCCGGGCGTCGCGCAAGGCGTCGGCTCCGGCCGGCTCGCCGAGGGCGGCCGAGGCGGAGGCCGCGGAGATCGTCGTGGAGACGCCCGCTGTGAGTGCGGTGGAAGCCCCGCCGGTCGTGGAGGTGCCCGCCGAGGACACCGCCGCGTCCGTGGAGGCGCCCGCGCGGGAGACCCCCGCCGAGGAGGCGGCCCCCACGGGCCGTACCCGCCGCAGGGCGACCCGTAAGGCGACGGCCCCGGCCGGCTCGCCGAAGGCCGCCGACGCGGAGGCCGCCGCCGAGGTCGTCGTACCGGTGACCGAGCACGAGCCCGTGCCCGAGCCGGCCCCGTCCACGGAGGCCACCACGGCCCCCGAGGCGGAGGCGACCCCGGACGCCGCCCCGCCGCGTGCCCGCCGCAGGGCGACCCGCAAGGTCACCGCCCCCGCCGGTTCGCCGACGGGCGCGGAGGACTCGGCGGTTGTCGTGGTGGCCGCGTCGAAGCCCGAGGAGGCGGCCGTACCGGCCGAGGCATCCGGGTCCGACCAGGAGACCCAGGCGGCGCAGGACACGCCGGAGACACCGGAGGCGGACGCCGCCCCGGCCAAGAAGACGGCCCGCAAGACCGTCAAGAAGGCCGTCGCCAAGAAGGCGGCGGTGAAGAAGACCGCCGCCAAGAAGACGGTCGCGAAGAAGACGACGGCCAAGAAGACGACGAAGTCGGCGGCGAAGAAGACGTCGGCGGCCGAGCAGACGGCACCGTCCGTCACGGCGTCGACGGACAGCTGAGCCGAGCGGCCCCGCCGGCAGAATCAGCCGGCGGGCTCGTCCCGGTGTACGGCAGTTGAACGGCCTGTGCCCCGCCCCGGACTCCCCGGGGCGGGGCACAGCCCGTTGCCCCCACCGGGCTGGTTTGACCCCCCCGGTGGCCTGCCCGTACTCTTGGCCGTCGGCGTGTTTATGTACGCGCCAATCCCTGAGCACCCACCTTCCGGCGCCGCTCCACCTCGCCGGAGGAGGCCGCTCGTCCTTTCGGATCGTCACGGCCCCGGGCCGTGCGAGCGGCTGGCGTCAGGGGTTTCCGTTCCGAGCGAGAGTGAGTTCCGCGTGTACGCCATCGTGCGCAGCGGTGGCCGCCAGCACAAGGTTGCTGTCGGCGACATCGTTGAGGTTGACAAGATTCCCACCGCCAAGGTTGGCGACACGGTCGAGCTCTCGACCCTGCTCGTGGTCGACGGCGACGCCGTCACCAGCGACCCGTGGGTCCTGGACGGCATCAAGGTCCAGGCCGAGATCGTGGATCACCACAAGGGTGTCAAGATCGACATCCTTCGCTACAAGAACAAGACCGGCTACCGCCGTCGCCAGGGTCACCGCCAGCAGTACACGGCGATCAAGGTCACCGGTATCCCCGCGGCTGCGAAGTAAGGGACTGAGGAGACATGGCACACAAGAAGGGCGCATCGTCCACTCGGAACGGGCGCGATTCGAATGCTCAGCGGCTCGGCGTGAAGCGCTTCGGCGGTCAGGTCGTCAACGCCGGTGAGATCCTGGTCCGCCAGCGCGGCACACACTTCCACCCCGGTTCCGGCGTCGGCCGTGGCGGCGACGACACGCTGTTCGCGCTGAGCGCCGGCGCGGTGGAGTTCGGCACCAGCCGTGGCCGCAAGGTTGTGAACATCGTTCCGGTCGCCTGAGACCCCATCGGTCGTCAGGCACCTGTAACGGGTTTCTTCGCGAGGGCGGACCTCACTTCCCGGAGTATCGGGAAGCGGGTCCGCCCTTCGCGTGTTGTTGTTGAGACATTTCCGTATGTACTGGAGGCAATCCCCATGACCACCTTCGTGGACCGCGTCGAGCTGCATGTCGCCGCGGGTAGCGGAGGCCACGGCTGCGCCTCCGTACACCGTGAGAAGTTCAAGCCGCTCGGTGGACCCGACGGCGGCAACGGCGGACATGGCGGCGACGTCATCCTGGTCGTCGACCAGGACGTGACCACGCTGCTCGACTACCACCACACGCCGCACCGCAAGGCCACCAACGGCCAGCCGGGCGCCGGGGCCAACCGCTCCGGCAAGGACGGCCAGGACCTGGTCCTGCCCGTCCCGGACGGCACGGTCGTCCTCGACAAGGCCGGCAACGTCCTCGCCGACCTCGTCGGCCAGGGCACGACGTACGTGGCGGCCGAAGGCGGCCGTGGCGGCCTCGGCAACGCGTCCCTCGCCTCCGCCCGCCGCAAGGCCCCCGGCTTCGCGCTGCTCGGCGTGCCCGGGGGCGGCGGTGACATCGTGCTGGAGCTCAAGACGGTCGCCGACGTCGCGCTCGTCGGCTACCCGAGCGCCGGCAAGTCGTCGCTGATCTCCGTGCTCTCGGCCGCCAAGCCGAAGATCGCGGACTATCCGTTCACCACGCTCATCCCCAACCTCGGTGTGGTCACGGCCGGTTCGGTCGTCTACACGATCGCCGACGTGCCCGGACTGATCCCCGGCGCCAGCCAGGGCCGCGGCCTCGGTCTTGAGTTCCTGCGCCACGTCGAGCGCTGCTCGGTGCTGCTGCACGTCCTGGACACCGCCACGCTGGAGTCCGACCGCGACCCGGTCACCGACCTCGACGTGATCGAGGCGGAGCTGGCGCTGTACGGGGGCCTGGAGGACCGGCCGCGCATGGTCGTCCTCAACAAGGTCGACATCCCGGACGGCAAGGACCTCGCCGACATGATCCGTCCCGAGCTGGAGAAGCGCGGCTACCACGTCTTCGAGGCGTCCGCGGTCGACCGCACCGGCCTCAAGGAGCTGTCCTTCGGACTCGCCGAGGCCGTCGCCAAGGCCCGCGCCGACAAGCCGCAGGAGGAGGCGACCCGGATCGTCATCCGTCCGAAGGCCGTCGACGACGCGGGCTTCACCGTCACTCTGGAAGAGGACGGGATCTACCGCGTACGGGGCGAGAAGCCCGAACGCTGGGTGCGACAGACCGACTTCAGCAACGACGAGGCCGTCGGCTACCTCGCGGACCGGCTCAGCCGGCTCGGCGTCGAGGACCAGCTGATGAAGGCCGGCGCCCGGTCGGGCGACGGTGTGGCGATCGGCGCCGAGGACAACGCGGTCGTCTTCGACTGGGAGCCCACGATGATGGCGGGCGCCGAGATGCTGGGCCGCCGCGGCGAGGACCACCGCCTGGAGGCACCCCGTCCCGCGTCGCAGCGCCGCAGGGACCGTGACGCCGAGCGCGACGACGTCCAGAAGGAGTACGACGAGTTCGACCCCTTCTAGCCGTACGGACATGTGACAGGCGTCTCCTCGATCGCTGGAGGGGTGGGTTCCCGCCCCTCCGGCGATCGAGTCATGACCAGTGCCGCAGTAGCCTGTCCAGGTGAATCAGGGGTTGCGTGGGGGTGGCTGACAGCCGTGCTCCGCCTTGCGGGACGATTGCCGTGGGTGGGACCATCGATTCATCCTCTGAGTCCGCAAGGTAGGTCAGTTACGTGTCTGCAACTTCCGCGTCCAACGCGAGGCCCCGCACCACCGCCGTCGTCCTGGCGGGCGGTACAGGTCAGCGCGTGGGCCTGTCGATCCCCAAGCAGCTGCTGAAGATCGCGGGCAAGGCGGTCATCGAGCACACACTGTCGATCTTCCAGCAGGCCGACGCGATCGACGACGTGATCGTGCTCATGGCGCCGGGCTTCGTCCCCGACGTGGAGAAGATCGTCATCAAGTCCGGGCTGACCAAGGTCACCCGGGTGATCGAGGGCGGCGCGACGCGGAACGAGACCACCGAGCGGGCCATCGCCGCGCTGGGCGAGGGCCTGGCGGAGGGCGAGGACGCCAACGTCCTGTTCCACGACGCGGTACGGCCCCTGCTCTCGCAGCGGGTGATCCAGGACTGCGTGGACGCGCTCGACCGCTACCAGGCCGTCGACGTCGCGATCCCCTCCGCGGACACCATCATCGTGACCCGTACGCACGGCGGCGACGGCGAGTTCATCACCGAGGTCCCCGACCGCTCCCGGCTGCGCCGCGGCCAGACCCCGCAGGCCTTCAAGCTCTCCACGATCCGCAAGGCGTACGCCGTCGCCGGCGGCGACCCCAACTTCCAGGCCACGGACGACTGCTCGGTGGTGCTCAAGTACCTGCCCGACGTGCCGATCTACGTCGTCGCGGGCGACGAGTACAACATGAAGGTCACCCAGCCCGTCGACGTCTTCATCGCCGACAAGCTCTTCCAGCTGGCCTCCACCGCCGCCCCCGCCCAGGCCGACGAGGCCGCCTACCGCGAACTGCTCTCCGGCCGCACGCTGGTGGTCTTCGGCGGTTCGTACGGCATCGGCGCGGACATCGCCGCCCTGGCGGAGCGGTACGGCGCGTCGGTGTACGCGCTCGGGCGCTCCACCACCGGTACGCACGTCGAGAACCCGGAACACGTCGACGACGCCCTGTCGAAGGCGTACTCGGAGACCGGCCGCATCGACTACGTGATCAACACCGCGGGTGTGCTGCGCATCGGCAAGCTGGCCGAGACGGACAACACGACGATCCAGGAAGCGCTCAACGTCAACTACCTGGCGCCGGTGCAGATCGCGCGGGCCTCGTACAAGTACCTGGCCGAGACCAAGGGCCAGTTGCTCCTCTACACGTCCTCCAGCTACACGCGGGGCCGCGCGGAGTACAGCCTCTACTCGTCCACGAAGGCCGCCATGGTGAACCTGACCCAGGCGCTGTCGGACGAGTGGGCCGCCGACGGCATCCGGGTGAACTGCGTGAACCCCGAGCGCACCGCGACCCCCATGCGGACCAAGGCGTTCGGCCAGGAGCCCGCCGGGTCCCTGCTCTCCTCCGAAGCGGTCGCCAGGACGTCCCTCGACGTGCTGCTCTCCGAGCTGACCGGCCACGTCATCGACGTACGGCAGCAGGACCCGACACGCACCGCGTCCGAGGCCTCCGGCTTCGAGCAGGCGCTGGCCGCCGTCCTGGACCGTCAGGAAGATGTGTAATAATTCGTGACAATCCATGATATGGGCCTTCGCGGTTGCGGAAACGCGCACCGCGGGGGCCCGAGTTCGTGAAGCTTCGTCTTCACACTTTCGTCGCAAGGTCATCAGCCGGCACGGTCTGGAGCAGGTTTTTCGTGATTTCGACGGCCATTCGCCTCGCCCGGGTAGGCAGCGGATCAGAGCTGGCAGCGGCACTTCTCCTGGTGCTCAGTTTCCCGTGCATCATGCTCGCCGCGATAATTCCTGACATTTGGCTGTTCGCGGTCGCGGCAGCCGTCAGTTATGTCGCGGACGCGCATCTGCACCACCGCGGCAGTTATCTGGTGAACCGCCTCGCCAAAGTGCGGGCCGGTCTCTCCATCCGCTTCCTGATCAGGCAGCTGCTCCTCGTGCTGCTCGTCGCCCGCTCCGGGCTCGGTCAGGACCGCATCTTCTACGTGACCGTCGTGACGGTCCTCGTCTTCTACGGCCTCCAGGCACCCCACGGCGCGGTCGTGACCCTCCTCCGGCTGCGCCGCAGGCTCCCCGTGGTCACACGGAACATCGATCTCGGCTCCATCCGGATCCCGGACGCCCCGCCGCGCTGGCTGCTCCACCGGTCCGCGGAGAAGATGCTCCACCTGGACCTCTTCGCCATGGCGGGCGTGATCGCCGCCCTGGCCACGGACGAGAACCTGTACGGGTACGCGAGCCTCGCGCTGACGCTGGTCCTCGGTGTCGGGTACGTGCTGGCGCTGCTGCCGTACCTGCGGCCCAGTCGGCTCGTCCCCTCCGCCGAGAAGGTCCTGGAGGCCGTGGACGTCTGGCTGGCCGCCTACCGGCCGACGACGATCCTGTACTTCTCCGGCTCCAAGGAGTCCGCGTACCAGGTCAACATGTGGCTGGAGACGCTGGACCAGATGGAGGACCGGCCGATGGTCCTGCTGCGCGAGCGGGTCATTGCCCAGCAGCTCCTGCCGACGGCCGTGCCGGTGCTGTGCGTCCCCGGCGGGGTGCACCTGATGAACCTGGACCTGTCGACCGTCCGGGTCGCCCTGTACGCCGCGAACGTGGGCAAGAACATCCACATGCTGCGGGTGCCGACCATGAAGCACGTCTTCATCGGCCACGGCGACAGCGACAAGCTCGCCAGCGTCAACCCGTTCAGCAAGGCATACGACGAGGTGTGGACCGCGGGCCGCGCGGGCCGTGACCGGTACGCGCTCGCCGACGTCGGCGTCCGCGACGAGGACATCGTGGAGGTGGGCCGCCCGCAGCTGGCCCCCATCGAGTCGGGGACCGGCGTACCGCGCCACCCCGTCCCCACCGTGCTGTACGCGCCCACCTGGGAGGGCTGGGACGACAACCCGGGCAACACCTCGCTGCTGCTGGCCGGCGAGAACATCGTGAACCGGCTGCTCGCCGCCGAGCAGCCGGTACGGCTCCTGTACAAGCCGCACCCGTTCACCGGCACCCGCAGCCCGAAGGCGAAGGCGGTCCACGAGCGCATCGTGGCGCTGGTGCGGAAGGCCGCGGCGGAGCGCGCCACGGACACCCGCTGGGTGAGCGCCGCCCAGCGTGAGGAGCAGGCCGCCGCGCGGGCCGAGCTGAGCCGCGTCGAGGCCCGTCTCACGGCGCTGACGGCCGGGGCGGACGCGAGCCGCGACGAGGCCGAGGAGTCGCGTGACGCCAAGGCCGATCCGGCACGGCAGGCCGAGCTGACCCGCCTCAGGGCCGAGTGGAACACCGCCTACTGGCGTTCCTTCGGCTGGTGGGAGCACCGGGTCATCAGCGGCGCCGAGCCGCGGCTGTACGACTGCTTCAACGAGTCGGACGCCATGGTCTCCGACATCTCCAGCGTGGTCTCGGACTTCATCGCGAGCGGCAAGCCGTACGCGGTCACCGACTCGGCGGAGCTGGGCGCCGAGGAGTTCAAGCGGCAGAACACCGCCGTACGGGCCGCGGTGATCCTGTCCAACAGCGCGGAGGAGCTGGACGAGTTGCTCCGTACGGTGACGGACCCGGCCGGGGACACCAGGTCGGCCGCGCGCCACGAACTGAAGCGGTATCTGCTGGGCCCCGACGAGCCCACGTCGATCGAGCAGTTCAACGCGGCCACCCGCACGCTGGCCGGCAAGTCCCTGTCGCGCAACGTGGGCGTCGAGCAGCGTCTCGCGGAGCCCGACAGCGTGGCCGACGCGGGGGCGCCGGACGACTCGGCCCCGGTGGAGGCCAGGGCGGAAGAAGGGCTGGAGACGGCCGCGGACGCCTTCGTCGAGCCGGAGAACAACGATCTGGATCCGTCCCTGCGCGGCTGATCCCCGCCCGCCGCTCTCTCCATGATGAAGCGAAGACCCGCAGAACACCCTTCGGTGTTCCGCGGGTTTTCGCGTCGTACCGTACGGCGGAAATGAGTCGTGATGGACGTCACATTCCAGGTGATGAGGGCGAGGCAACCGATGCTCGGCGGCGATTGTCTTAAAACTCGATGAACAACATTGCTGTTCCTGATGTGAGCGTCATCGTCGGTGCGTATGAGGCGATGCCCTACCTCGTCCGCTGTCTGGAATCGGTGGAGAAACAGACGCTGGGCGCCGGAAGAATCGAGATCGTCGCCGTCGACGACGGTTCGACCGACGGCACGGGGGAGTATCTGGAGAAATTCGCCGCGGAGTCCGCCGTCCCGACCAGAGTGGTGCGCCAGGCCAATTCCGGCGGACCCAGCGGCCCCCGCAATGTGGGGCTGTCCCTGGCGCGCGGCCGTTATGTGTTCTTCCTCGACGCGGACGACTACTTCGGCGAGGAGGCCCTGGAACGGATGGTCGCCATGGCCGACCGCGCCGGTACGGACGTGGTGCTCGGCAAGGTCGAGGGCGTCAACCGCACCGCCCCCCGCTCCATGTGGGGGAAGACCGTCGAGCGGGTCGACGTGTTCAACTCCCGGGCCATCTTCGCGCTCAGCGCGCAGAAGCTCTTCCGGCGCGACCTGCTCACCCGGCTGGACCTGCGCTTCGACGAGGAACTGAGGACGGGCGAGGACGCCCTCTTCACGCTGGAGGTGTTCCTGCGGGGCTCCGGTGTCTCCATCGTGGCCGACTACACGTGCTATTACCTCGTCGGCCGCGACGACGGCAAACACGTCACCAAGTCGGGTGGATACATCCTGCGGTTCGATTCCGCGCGGGCCCTGATGAAGCTGATCGCCGACCTCGTACCCCCGGGTGCCAAGCGCGACAAGCTGATGACCAGACCTTTCACGGTCACCCTGCTCCAGCAGTTCACCCCGCACCTCCTCAAGGAGTCCGACGACGTCCGGCGCCACAAGATGGAGCTGGCCGCCCCCCTGATGGCCGAATACTGGACACCGGGTCTGGCGGCCCGTCTGAAGGTGAACGAGCGGCTGCGCCTGGAGTGTGTGGCCAGGGGGCGGCTCGACCTCCTCCTCGACGTCCTCACCTTCATCCGGGCCGGCACCGCGCCCGAGGTGGTGCGCAAGGGCCGGACGGGGACGACGTATCTGGCCTACCCGCATTTCGGGTCCCGCAGGGCGGGTATCCGTGACGTGACGTACGAGATCACCGTCAACGACTGGGCGGGCAAGCGGCGGGTGGAACCGGCCAGGACCATCCGCAGACCCGCGTCGCTGGCACGGCGGGCGGCGCGCAAAGTGCGCAGGACAATGCGCGAGCTGACGTCGAAGGGATGACCGGACGGCGGGGTGCCCGGCGCCGCCGGCAGCGTGTCCGGACGTGGCCGTGTACCGCCCTGAGGGGAAACGCTGGGTAAAATCGGGCTGATCCGTATCAGCCCGCGCAGGAACAATCTTCAGTGAGGTCGGGAAAACGTGAAGGCTCTCGTGCTGTCCGGCGGGGCGGGTACCCGTCTGCGCCCCATCACGCACACCTCCGCCAAACAGCTGGTACCGGTGGCGAACAAACCGGTGCTCTTCTACGGCCTCGAAGCGATCGCGGAAGCGGGCATCACGGAGGTCGGGGTGATCGTCGGGGACACCGCCGACGAGATCCGTGAAGCGGTCGGCGACGGCTCGCAATTCGGAATGCGGATCACCTATCTCCAGCAGGAGGCCCCGCTCGGCCTGGCGCACGCCGTGCTGATCGCCCGCGAATTCCTGGGCGACGACGACTTCGTGATGTACCTGGGTGACAACTTCATCGTCGGCGGTATCTCCGGTCTGGTCGACGGATTCCGCGCCGACCGGCCCGACGCGCAGATCCTGCTCACCCAGGTGCCCAACCCGACCTCCTTCGGCGTGGCCGAACTCGACGTCGGCGGCCGGGTGGTGGCCCTGGAGGAGAAGCCGAAGCAGCCCAAGAGCGACCTCGCGCTGGTCGGCGTCTACCTCTTCACCCCGGCCGTGCACGAGGCCGTACGGTCCATCGAGCCCTCCTGGCGCGGCGAGCTGGAGATCACCCACGCCATCCAGTGGCTCATCGACCAGAAGAAGGACGTCCGTTCCACGACCATCTCCGGGTACTGGAAGGACACCGGCAACGTCACCGACATGCTGGAGGTCAACCGCTCGGTGCTGGAGCGGATCGAGCCGTTCTGCGAAGGCACCGTCGACGCGGACAGTGAGATCATCGGCCGGGTCAGGATCGAGAAGGGCGCGAAGGTGACCGGAAGCCGGATCGTCGGCCCCGCGATCATCGGCGCGGACACGGTGGTCAGCGACGCCTACATCGGTCCCTTCACCTCGGTCTCGGAGGAGTGCACGATCGAGGACAGCGAGATCGAGTACTCCATCATCCTGCGGGGTGCCTCCATCACCGGTGTACGCCGGGTCGAGGCGTCGCTGATCGGCCGCAGCGTCGAGGTCACCCCCGCCCCCCGTCACCCGTCCGCC includes:
- the rplU gene encoding 50S ribosomal protein L21 is translated as MYAIVRSGGRQHKVAVGDIVEVDKIPTAKVGDTVELSTLLVVDGDAVTSDPWVLDGIKVQAEIVDHHKGVKIDILRYKNKTGYRRRQGHRQQYTAIKVTGIPAAAK
- the rpmA gene encoding 50S ribosomal protein L27, which translates into the protein MAHKKGASSTRNGRDSNAQRLGVKRFGGQVVNAGEILVRQRGTHFHPGSGVGRGGDDTLFALSAGAVEFGTSRGRKVVNIVPVA
- the obgE gene encoding GTPase ObgE, coding for MTTFVDRVELHVAAGSGGHGCASVHREKFKPLGGPDGGNGGHGGDVILVVDQDVTTLLDYHHTPHRKATNGQPGAGANRSGKDGQDLVLPVPDGTVVLDKAGNVLADLVGQGTTYVAAEGGRGGLGNASLASARRKAPGFALLGVPGGGGDIVLELKTVADVALVGYPSAGKSSLISVLSAAKPKIADYPFTTLIPNLGVVTAGSVVYTIADVPGLIPGASQGRGLGLEFLRHVERCSVLLHVLDTATLESDRDPVTDLDVIEAELALYGGLEDRPRMVVLNKVDIPDGKDLADMIRPELEKRGYHVFEASAVDRTGLKELSFGLAEAVAKARADKPQEEATRIVIRPKAVDDAGFTVTLEEDGIYRVRGEKPERWVRQTDFSNDEAVGYLADRLSRLGVEDQLMKAGARSGDGVAIGAEDNAVVFDWEPTMMAGAEMLGRRGEDHRLEAPRPASQRRRDRDAERDDVQKEYDEFDPF
- a CDS encoding bifunctional cytidylyltransferase/SDR family oxidoreductase; amino-acid sequence: MSATSASNARPRTTAVVLAGGTGQRVGLSIPKQLLKIAGKAVIEHTLSIFQQADAIDDVIVLMAPGFVPDVEKIVIKSGLTKVTRVIEGGATRNETTERAIAALGEGLAEGEDANVLFHDAVRPLLSQRVIQDCVDALDRYQAVDVAIPSADTIIVTRTHGGDGEFITEVPDRSRLRRGQTPQAFKLSTIRKAYAVAGGDPNFQATDDCSVVLKYLPDVPIYVVAGDEYNMKVTQPVDVFIADKLFQLASTAAPAQADEAAYRELLSGRTLVVFGGSYGIGADIAALAERYGASVYALGRSTTGTHVENPEHVDDALSKAYSETGRIDYVINTAGVLRIGKLAETDNTTIQEALNVNYLAPVQIARASYKYLAETKGQLLLYTSSSYTRGRAEYSLYSSTKAAMVNLTQALSDEWAADGIRVNCVNPERTATPMRTKAFGQEPAGSLLSSEAVARTSLDVLLSELTGHVIDVRQQDPTRTASEASGFEQALAAVLDRQEDV
- a CDS encoding glycosyltransferase family 2 protein; translated protein: MNNIAVPDVSVIVGAYEAMPYLVRCLESVEKQTLGAGRIEIVAVDDGSTDGTGEYLEKFAAESAVPTRVVRQANSGGPSGPRNVGLSLARGRYVFFLDADDYFGEEALERMVAMADRAGTDVVLGKVEGVNRTAPRSMWGKTVERVDVFNSRAIFALSAQKLFRRDLLTRLDLRFDEELRTGEDALFTLEVFLRGSGVSIVADYTCYYLVGRDDGKHVTKSGGYILRFDSARALMKLIADLVPPGAKRDKLMTRPFTVTLLQQFTPHLLKESDDVRRHKMELAAPLMAEYWTPGLAARLKVNERLRLECVARGRLDLLLDVLTFIRAGTAPEVVRKGRTGTTYLAYPHFGSRRAGIRDVTYEITVNDWAGKRRVEPARTIRRPASLARRAARKVRRTMRELTSKG
- a CDS encoding glucose-1-phosphate thymidylyltransferase, coding for MKALVLSGGAGTRLRPITHTSAKQLVPVANKPVLFYGLEAIAEAGITEVGVIVGDTADEIREAVGDGSQFGMRITYLQQEAPLGLAHAVLIAREFLGDDDFVMYLGDNFIVGGISGLVDGFRADRPDAQILLTQVPNPTSFGVAELDVGGRVVALEEKPKQPKSDLALVGVYLFTPAVHEAVRSIEPSWRGELEITHAIQWLIDQKKDVRSTTISGYWKDTGNVTDMLEVNRSVLERIEPFCEGTVDADSEIIGRVRIEKGAKVTGSRIVGPAIIGADTVVSDAYIGPFTSVSEECTIEDSEIEYSIILRGASITGVRRVEASLIGRSVEVTPAPRHPSAHRLVLGDHSKVQISS